A region from the Prevotella melaninogenica genome encodes:
- a CDS encoding SGNH/GDSL hydrolase family protein gives MTIRKFLFVLSFFIVFSAHAQQERWVGTWACAPQTVDKGFMPYNNQMTNRSVRQVVKVSIGGSAIRLQLSNELSSEPVEITSVYVAKAEEGAEIQKNSARYLQFSGKRQVTIPAGKAVFSDALKFDLLPLERLSITINYLKAPKKPTVHMGSRTTSYILRGVTNANTDFSTAFKEDHWFNISAIDVLDANASSVAILGNSITDGKGCVTNAQDRWPDFMSAVLNGENGSDMQKTGVLNLGIGNNRILSVGLGAPGKERFDRDILGQRGLRAVIIFEAINDIGTSTNPNETARQLIEAYQVMIRKARQRGLKVYMGTITPFKGCKNYYTPARDAARKQVNEWIRTNKEIDGFIDFDALMRDPSTPDQLRKEWQIGDWLHPNPAGYKQMGEYAAKKI, from the coding sequence ATGACAATACGTAAGTTTTTATTCGTTTTATCGTTTTTTATCGTTTTCAGTGCGCATGCACAACAGGAACGATGGGTAGGAACATGGGCCTGTGCGCCACAAACAGTTGATAAGGGATTTATGCCTTATAACAATCAGATGACGAATCGTTCTGTTCGACAGGTTGTAAAAGTGAGCATTGGTGGTAGTGCTATCCGTCTGCAATTAAGCAATGAACTGTCGTCAGAACCTGTTGAGATTACCAGTGTTTATGTTGCAAAGGCTGAGGAGGGTGCAGAGATACAGAAGAATTCCGCAAGGTATCTTCAGTTTAGTGGTAAGCGTCAGGTTACGATTCCTGCTGGTAAAGCTGTTTTTTCAGATGCATTAAAGTTTGATTTACTGCCTTTGGAACGTCTGTCAATTACCATCAATTACCTTAAAGCACCTAAGAAACCTACCGTTCACATGGGTTCACGCACCACCTCTTATATATTGCGAGGAGTAACGAATGCTAATACTGACTTCTCAACAGCTTTTAAAGAAGATCATTGGTTTAATATTTCTGCCATTGACGTTCTTGATGCTAATGCTTCCAGTGTTGCCATTTTAGGAAATAGTATTACTGATGGTAAGGGATGTGTAACAAATGCTCAGGATCGTTGGCCTGATTTTATGTCTGCTGTACTGAATGGAGAGAATGGTTCGGATATGCAAAAAACGGGTGTCTTGAACCTTGGGATAGGTAATAACCGCATTCTTTCAGTAGGTTTAGGAGCGCCTGGGAAGGAACGTTTTGATCGAGACATACTTGGACAAAGAGGTCTGCGGGCGGTTATTATCTTTGAAGCAATAAATGATATCGGAACGTCAACTAACCCAAATGAGACTGCTCGTCAACTGATAGAAGCCTATCAGGTAATGATACGAAAGGCTCGACAGCGTGGATTGAAAGTTTATATGGGTACGATAACTCCGTTCAAAGGCTGTAAAAATTATTATACTCCTGCACGTGATGCTGCTCGTAAGCAGGTGAATGAATGGATAAGGACAAATAAAGAAATCGACGGTTTTATCGATTTTGATGCCCTTATGCGTGATCCTTCTACCCCAGATCAGTTACGTAAAGAATGGCAAATTGGTGATTGGTTGCATCCTAATCCTGCTGGATATAAGCAGATGGGAGAATATGCAGCAAAGAAGATATAA
- a CDS encoding helix-turn-helix transcriptional regulator, translated as MRFEKLKKQLELLILLSDGRNYSIEELCEKMELSRRNFYYLLDFIKHAGFIVFKNQGCYHIDRRSPFFTQLLQAIQFTDKDVKTIHSVLTMAGNDSEMVNQLRQKLESIYNFSVSADSPIRRQMDNNMKLLQIAMAEKKTVCLKGYSSPHSHTTKDRFVEPFLFLHNNEDVRCYELVSKQNKTFKISRMMVVEILDTPWLHEDKHRQVFTDIFMFSSEERHRVKLRLGQLSHNLFNEEYPQGVHYVTPYEDGSWLLDIEVCDYRGLGRFVLGLYKDIEIIEGDGFKAYMKEEIKNLTASLNFL; from the coding sequence ATGAGATTTGAAAAACTAAAGAAGCAGTTGGAGCTGTTGATTCTTCTGTCCGATGGACGTAACTATTCGATTGAGGAGTTGTGTGAAAAGATGGAGTTGTCACGCAGGAATTTCTATTATCTGCTTGACTTCATCAAGCATGCTGGTTTCATCGTGTTCAAGAATCAGGGCTGTTATCATATTGACCGTCGTTCTCCTTTCTTTACTCAGTTGCTCCAAGCTATTCAGTTCACAGATAAGGATGTGAAGACTATTCATAGTGTGTTGACAATGGCTGGCAATGATAGTGAGATGGTGAACCAGCTAAGGCAAAAGTTAGAGAGTATTTATAATTTCTCTGTGTCAGCTGATTCACCTATTCGTCGACAGATGGATAACAATATGAAATTATTGCAGATTGCAATGGCAGAGAAGAAGACAGTTTGTTTGAAGGGTTATTCGAGTCCACATAGCCACACAACGAAAGATCGTTTTGTAGAACCTTTTCTTTTCTTACACAATAACGAGGATGTTCGTTGTTATGAGTTGGTGTCGAAACAGAACAAAACATTCAAGATTTCGCGAATGATGGTCGTGGAGATATTAGATACACCATGGCTTCATGAAGACAAGCATAGGCAAGTTTTTACGGATATCTTTATGTTTAGTAGTGAAGAACGACATCGTGTGAAACTGCGGTTAGGGCAGTTGTCGCATAATCTTTTTAATGAGGAATATCCGCAGGGGGTACATTATGTCACACCGTATGAAGATGGTTCGTGGCTTTTAGATATAGAAGTATGTGATTATCGTGGTTTGGGACGCTTTGTTCTTGGACTTTACAAGGATATTGAAATTATTGAGGGGGATGGTTTTAAGGCATATATGAAGGAAGAAATAAAGAACCTTACTGCCTCACTAAATTTCTTATAG
- a CDS encoding energy transducer TonB yields the protein MCNTRAITLPDKSKKARQDTVFVLKEFPFFPGNFNEFIFSNFHYPPSLMENCIQGRVVVRFCVNPKGRCDHFSIVRSVDPLIDKEVLRVLKLMPKWKWRVSPKKCLWMVKVVEFQLR from the coding sequence ATGTGTAATACGAGGGCTATTACCTTACCAGATAAGTCTAAAAAGGCTCGGCAAGACACCGTTTTTGTCCTAAAAGAATTCCCATTCTTTCCTGGCAATTTTAATGAGTTCATCTTTTCTAACTTCCATTATCCACCATCTTTAATGGAAAATTGTATACAGGGGAGGGTGGTAGTAAGGTTCTGTGTTAACCCAAAAGGAAGGTGTGATCACTTTTCTATTGTGCGTTCTGTCGACCCATTGATTGATAAGGAAGTTCTACGTGTTTTAAAGTTAATGCCAAAATGGAAATGGAGGGTTAGTCCGAAGAAATGTTTGTGGATGGTAAAGGTTGTAGAATTTCAGTTGAGATAA
- a CDS encoding energy transducer TonB has product MMKRILFAISLSICMAGTVNTQQEKMSMKPYENEVQKDAIDTLKVKKEMPEKIICCFPPMPSFPGNIQQFLRTHLVWPAGRKNKNVEGRVIVKFYIDRDGSCSQFKVLRSLNSSFDAEALRVLKLMPKWNMSSMEGNGTWYVLPVSFKKQKVQQ; this is encoded by the coding sequence ATGATGAAACGAATATTGTTTGCAATATCACTTAGTATCTGTATGGCAGGAACTGTTAATACCCAACAGGAGAAGATGTCGATGAAACCTTATGAAAATGAGGTTCAAAAAGATGCAATCGATACCTTGAAAGTGAAAAAAGAAATGCCCGAGAAGATTATCTGTTGTTTTCCTCCAATGCCATCTTTCCCAGGTAATATCCAACAATTCCTCCGTACTCACCTTGTATGGCCAGCCGGTCGTAAGAACAAGAACGTTGAAGGGAGGGTGATTGTCAAGTTCTATATAGACCGCGACGGTAGCTGTTCTCAATTTAAGGTCCTCCGTTCGTTGAATTCATCTTTCGATGCTGAGGCATTAAGAGTATTGAAGTTAATGCCAAAATGGAATATGAGCTCTATGGAAGGAAATGGTACTTGGTATGTCTTGCCAGTTTCTTTTAAGAAACAAAAGGTTCAACAATAA
- a CDS encoding uracil-DNA glycosylase — MGVKIEPSWEQQLRDEFGKPYFQRLTEQVRQEYAHYACFPPGRLIFNAFNLCPFDKVKVVIIGQDPYHEPGQAMGLSFSVPEGVQLPPSLQNIYKEIAADLGTPIHQSGDLTRWAEQGVLLLNATLTVRAHIANSHQPLGWGIFTDAAIKALSDGRENLVFMLWGGFARSKKALVDQQRHCVIESVHPSPLSANRGGWFGQHQFSRCNAYLTSCGLQPIEW, encoded by the coding sequence ATGGGTGTAAAGATAGAACCTTCGTGGGAACAACAATTGCGTGATGAGTTTGGTAAACCTTATTTCCAACGGTTGACTGAACAAGTGAGACAAGAGTATGCACACTACGCTTGTTTTCCACCTGGTAGGCTGATTTTTAATGCTTTTAATCTCTGCCCTTTCGATAAGGTAAAGGTTGTGATTATAGGACAAGATCCTTATCATGAGCCAGGACAGGCGATGGGGTTGAGTTTCTCTGTGCCTGAGGGTGTACAGCTTCCACCGTCATTGCAGAATATCTATAAGGAGATTGCTGCTGATTTGGGTACGCCTATTCATCAGTCTGGTGACCTTACAAGATGGGCAGAACAGGGAGTTCTTCTATTGAATGCTACACTTACCGTCCGCGCACATATAGCTAATAGTCATCAGCCATTAGGGTGGGGAATCTTTACCGATGCTGCTATTAAGGCACTCAGCGATGGACGTGAGAATTTAGTCTTTATGCTTTGGGGCGGTTTTGCGCGTAGTAAGAAGGCACTGGTTGACCAGCAGCGACACTGTGTCATTGAGAGCGTACACCCTTCGCCACTCTCTGCTAACCGTGGGGGATGGTTTGGACAGCATCAGTTCTCACGTTGTAATGCCTACTTAACCTCTTGTGGGCTTCAGCCTATTGAGTGGTAG
- a CDS encoding alpha-galactosidase, which produces MKKLLLLIVCTLLSLSIGAADKLFIRINTDNIDLILQVSPKNRLYQVYLGEKLNSTADFNHFTWNIYPGSDGGYSIRGREAYPGSGGEDMFEPALAITHADGNQTTYLYYQSSSQKAIPGGTETIIQLADDKYAVQVTLHYVAYSKENVIKTWSEIKHNEKSPITLWRYASGIFYFNNSKYFLTNYHGDWASEGQPAVQQLQFGKKIVDTKLGTRAAEQSEPFFELGFDQPAQESQGRVMLGTIGWTGNFSFTFEIDNVNCLRVIPAINSYASNYKLKAGETFKTPEFIFTLSESGTGQASRNLQNWARKYQLWNGEGDRMTLLNNWENTAFDFNQKKLAQLMKDAKDLGVDMFLLDDGWFANKYPRKDDRAGLGDWEPTRTKLPSGIPALTKAAEEAGVKFGIWIEPEMVNPKSELYEKHKNWVIEQPNRETYYYRHQLVLDLSNPEVQDYVFNVVDRLMTENPNIAYFKWDCNSAITNIYSPYQKANQGNLYIEYVRGLYKVLDRIQAKYPKLEMMLCSGGGGRCDYQALKYYGEFWPSDDTDPYERLYIQYSMSKFFPSKALASHVTNWNRRTSVKFRTDVASMCKLGFDIDLKTMKPEDYKFTQEAVANWNRLKNVILDGELYRLVSPYETQHISVNYVSQDKSKAVLFAYDLHPRYSEPQQTVRLQGLDTNRTYFVKEINLIPNSTSSLQCNEQRYTGDYLMKVGLMVLSAEEGSSRVLELTAE; this is translated from the coding sequence ATGAAAAAGCTATTATTACTCATCGTCTGCACCCTCCTTAGTCTCAGCATAGGAGCAGCCGACAAGCTATTCATCCGCATTAACACGGATAACATTGACCTCATTTTACAGGTTTCACCAAAGAACCGACTCTATCAGGTATACTTAGGCGAGAAACTGAACAGTACAGCAGACTTCAATCACTTCACTTGGAACATCTATCCTGGCTCAGATGGCGGCTATAGCATACGTGGACGTGAGGCTTATCCAGGTTCGGGTGGCGAGGACATGTTTGAACCAGCATTAGCAATTACGCATGCTGACGGTAACCAAACAACCTATTTATATTACCAAAGTAGCTCACAGAAAGCCATTCCGGGTGGAACAGAAACCATTATACAGTTAGCTGACGACAAATATGCCGTGCAAGTAACTCTCCACTACGTGGCATATAGTAAGGAGAATGTCATCAAGACATGGAGCGAGATAAAGCACAACGAGAAATCGCCTATCACACTTTGGCGATATGCAAGTGGCATATTCTACTTCAATAATTCAAAGTATTTTCTTACCAACTACCACGGCGATTGGGCAAGTGAGGGACAACCTGCCGTACAACAGTTACAGTTCGGCAAAAAGATTGTGGACACGAAACTCGGCACACGAGCGGCCGAACAGAGCGAGCCTTTCTTTGAACTTGGTTTCGACCAACCCGCACAAGAGAGCCAGGGACGGGTGATGTTAGGTACAATTGGATGGACTGGAAATTTCAGTTTTACCTTTGAGATAGACAATGTTAACTGTCTTCGTGTCATCCCAGCTATCAACTCTTACGCATCAAACTACAAATTAAAAGCTGGCGAAACATTCAAGACACCAGAGTTTATCTTCACGCTGAGCGAGAGCGGAACAGGTCAGGCAAGTCGCAATCTTCAAAACTGGGCACGCAAATATCAGCTCTGGAACGGTGAAGGAGACCGTATGACCCTCCTCAACAACTGGGAAAACACTGCCTTTGACTTCAACCAAAAGAAACTGGCACAGCTGATGAAGGATGCCAAAGACTTAGGTGTTGACATGTTCCTCTTAGACGATGGCTGGTTTGCTAACAAATACCCACGTAAAGACGACCGTGCTGGATTAGGCGATTGGGAACCAACACGCACAAAACTACCCAGTGGTATTCCTGCCTTAACCAAAGCAGCAGAGGAAGCTGGAGTAAAATTTGGAATCTGGATTGAACCAGAAATGGTCAATCCAAAGAGTGAACTATACGAGAAGCATAAGAATTGGGTGATTGAACAGCCTAATCGTGAGACGTATTATTATCGTCATCAATTAGTACTCGACCTATCTAATCCAGAGGTGCAGGACTATGTCTTCAACGTCGTAGACCGTCTGATGACGGAGAATCCGAATATTGCTTACTTTAAATGGGATTGCAACAGTGCTATTACCAATATCTATTCACCTTATCAAAAGGCAAATCAAGGCAACCTCTATATCGAGTATGTACGTGGTCTTTACAAGGTACTCGACCGTATTCAGGCAAAATACCCAAAACTTGAGATGATGCTTTGTTCTGGTGGTGGTGGTCGCTGTGATTATCAGGCATTGAAGTATTATGGAGAATTCTGGCCTTCTGACGATACCGACCCATACGAACGACTCTACATACAATATAGTATGTCTAAATTCTTCCCATCAAAAGCACTGGCATCACACGTCACCAATTGGAACAGACGTACGAGTGTTAAGTTCCGAACCGACGTAGCAAGTATGTGTAAACTTGGCTTTGACATTGACCTCAAGACGATGAAACCGGAGGATTATAAGTTTACGCAGGAAGCGGTAGCAAACTGGAATCGCCTCAAAAATGTTATCCTTGATGGTGAGCTCTATCGTCTTGTTTCTCCATACGAGACTCAACACATATCTGTTAATTATGTATCACAAGATAAGTCGAAGGCTGTCCTTTTCGCTTACGACTTGCATCCACGTTACTCAGAACCACAACAGACCGTACGCCTCCAAGGGTTAGACACCAACCGAACTTACTTCGTAAAGGAAATCAACCTCATACCTAACTCAACTTCTTCCTTACAGTGTAATGAACAAAGATACACGGGTGATTATTTGATGAAGGTGGGTCTGATGGTTCTTTCTGCAGAAGAAGGTTCAAGTAGAGTTCTTGAATTAACTGCAGAATAG
- the gpmI gene encoding 2,3-bisphosphoglycerate-independent phosphoglycerate mutase, whose translation MAKKALLMILDGWGNGKHGKGDVIYNTPTPYLDYLNAVSAHSELQASGEDVGLPDGQMGNSEVGHLNIGAGRIVYQDLVKINKACQSGDILKNQGIIDAYSYAQKNGKKLHLMGLTSTGGVHSSLDHLFKFIEIGKEYNLKDVYVHCFMDGRDTDPKSGAGFIADIQKVCDANDAHIASVVGRFYAMDRDKRWNRVKEAYDLLVEGKGVQATDMVKAVEASYAEGVTDEFIKPISNSSVNGKIEEGDVVIFINFRNDRAKELTSVLTQQDMPEEGMHTIKGLQFYCMTPYDATFKNVNILFPKENVMDTLGEYLSRLGKRQLHTAETEKYAHVTFFFNGGREEPYEGEDRILVASPKVATYDLKPEMSAFEVKDKLVGAINTQEYDFIVVNFANGDMVGHTGVYNAIAKAVWAVDHCVKEVVEAAKANDYEVIIIADHGNADNAINEDGTPNTAHSLNPVPFIYVTNNNSATVKNGRLADVAPSILHIMGLEQPADMTGENLIND comes from the coding sequence ATGGCAAAGAAAGCTTTATTGATGATCCTTGATGGATGGGGTAACGGTAAGCATGGCAAGGGTGATGTAATCTATAACACACCAACTCCATACTTAGATTATTTGAATGCTGTTAGTGCACACTCTGAGTTGCAGGCTTCAGGTGAAGATGTAGGACTTCCAGATGGTCAGATGGGTAACTCTGAGGTTGGTCACTTGAATATAGGTGCAGGTCGTATTGTTTATCAGGACCTCGTTAAGATTAACAAAGCTTGTCAGAGCGGTGACATCTTGAAGAACCAAGGTATTATTGATGCATATAGCTATGCACAGAAGAATGGTAAGAAACTTCACTTGATGGGTCTGACCTCTACGGGTGGTGTTCACTCTTCACTTGATCACCTGTTCAAGTTTATCGAGATTGGTAAGGAGTATAACCTTAAGGACGTTTACGTTCATTGTTTTATGGACGGACGTGATACAGACCCAAAGAGTGGCGCAGGCTTCATTGCTGACATTCAGAAGGTATGCGATGCAAATGACGCACATATCGCTTCAGTGGTTGGTCGTTTCTATGCAATGGATCGTGACAAGCGTTGGAATCGTGTGAAAGAAGCATACGATTTGCTTGTTGAAGGCAAGGGTGTACAGGCTACTGACATGGTTAAGGCCGTTGAGGCAAGCTATGCAGAAGGCGTGACAGACGAGTTTATCAAGCCTATTTCAAACTCTTCCGTGAATGGTAAGATTGAAGAGGGTGATGTTGTCATCTTCATCAACTTCCGTAATGACCGTGCGAAGGAGTTGACATCTGTGCTCACACAGCAGGATATGCCAGAGGAAGGAATGCATACCATTAAGGGCTTGCAGTTCTATTGTATGACTCCATACGATGCAACCTTCAAGAACGTAAATATCCTCTTCCCTAAGGAGAATGTGATGGATACGTTAGGTGAATACCTCAGTAGACTCGGTAAGAGACAGCTTCATACAGCAGAGACTGAGAAGTATGCACACGTAACCTTCTTCTTTAATGGTGGTCGTGAGGAGCCTTATGAGGGTGAAGACCGTATCTTAGTCGCTTCTCCAAAAGTGGCAACCTACGACTTGAAGCCAGAGATGAGTGCCTTCGAGGTGAAGGATAAGCTTGTTGGGGCTATCAACACACAGGAGTATGACTTTATTGTTGTGAACTTTGCTAACGGTGATATGGTAGGTCATACAGGTGTTTACAATGCGATAGCAAAGGCTGTATGGGCTGTTGACCATTGTGTTAAGGAGGTTGTTGAGGCTGCTAAGGCTAACGATTATGAGGTAATCATCATCGCTGACCACGGTAATGCCGACAACGCTATCAACGAGGATGGAACTCCAAACACTGCTCACTCACTCAACCCAGTACCATTCATCTATGTTACAAACAACAATTCTGCAACAGTAAAGAATGGTCGTTTGGCTGATGTTGCTCCTTCTATCCTTCATATTATGGGCTTAGAACAGCCAGCTGATATGACAGGTGAGAATCTTATAAATGATTAA
- a CDS encoding energy transducer TonB — MMKKLLLVLFLSFVVVSNINAQKLKRTMKPKEKEQIERPYCTEPPYNPCNDTLNVDTLGAKMFETVEGLKPSFPGDLFEFIAAHLQYPPELAESTVSGRVIIKFFVTPSGRCCLFRVIRSVDPYLDREALRVLKLMPAWKWERRPKQGVWQLVPVTFRLL, encoded by the coding sequence ATGATGAAGAAACTGTTGTTAGTTCTGTTTTTAAGTTTTGTAGTCGTTAGTAATATCAATGCACAGAAGCTGAAAAGAACGATGAAACCGAAAGAAAAGGAGCAAATCGAGCGTCCTTATTGTACAGAACCGCCTTATAATCCTTGTAATGACACATTGAATGTGGACACCTTAGGTGCAAAGATGTTTGAAACTGTTGAGGGATTGAAACCTTCGTTTCCAGGTGATCTCTTTGAATTCATCGCAGCACATCTCCAGTATCCTCCTGAATTGGCAGAAAGCACAGTGTCAGGTAGAGTCATTATAAAGTTTTTTGTGACTCCTTCTGGTCGTTGTTGTCTGTTTAGGGTTATTCGTTCCGTAGACCCATACCTTGACCGAGAGGCACTTAGAGTACTCAAGCTTATGCCTGCATGGAAGTGGGAAAGAAGACCGAAGCAAGGAGTTTGGCAGCTTGTACCCGTCACTTTCAGATTATTATAA